One part of the Aurantibacillus circumpalustris genome encodes these proteins:
- a CDS encoding DNA alkylation repair protein, with product MESLKEMFNQVFYKTLANEFSKADNNFNSNKFLDEVTKNIEALSLNQRMRRTSEVLKSTLPSDYKKAILIMQKVILNTKTGYTNLVFPDYVGLYGHDHFEVSMEALKYFTKLGSSEFAIREYLKRDFNKTIKVMQIWAEDKSHHVRRLASEGSRPRLPWSFKLDEVIKNPKSTQIILENLKADNDLYVRKSVANHLNDISKENTQYMLNLVNGWDKENMNTAWIIKHASRSLIKMGHPGSLSVFGFEKNIKVTIRKFKLNKTKVNLGESLKFSFEIESQKASTQKLVIDYIIHYKKKAGELFPKVFKLKEVNLKSNEKNHISKSQLFKDFTTRIHYTGQHLLEIQVNGKVLARKKFTILIG from the coding sequence ATGGAATCTTTAAAAGAAATGTTTAACCAAGTGTTCTATAAAACATTGGCAAATGAATTTTCAAAAGCTGATAATAACTTTAATTCAAATAAATTTCTCGACGAAGTAACGAAAAATATAGAAGCTTTGTCTTTAAATCAGCGCATGCGCAGAACTTCAGAAGTCTTGAAAAGCACCCTTCCTTCTGATTATAAAAAGGCAATACTGATTATGCAAAAAGTTATCCTAAATACAAAAACAGGCTATACCAATCTTGTATTTCCTGATTATGTGGGACTTTATGGACACGATCATTTCGAAGTTTCAATGGAAGCCCTTAAATACTTTACGAAATTAGGTTCTTCTGAATTTGCAATTCGAGAATACTTAAAACGAGATTTTAATAAAACAATTAAAGTAATGCAAATCTGGGCTGAAGATAAAAGTCACCATGTGAGAAGATTGGCTTCAGAAGGTAGCAGGCCTCGTTTGCCATGGTCGTTTAAATTAGATGAGGTGATTAAAAACCCGAAATCAACTCAGATTATTTTGGAAAATTTGAAGGCAGATAATGACCTTTATGTTCGTAAATCAGTTGCTAACCATTTGAATGATATTTCAAAAGAAAACACTCAGTACATGCTCAATTTGGTAAATGGTTGGGATAAGGAAAATATGAATACAGCTTGGATAATTAAGCATGCAAGTAGAAGTTTAATAAAAATGGGGCATCCCGGATCTTTATCGGTCTTCGGTTTTGAGAAAAATATCAAAGTAACGATAAGAAAATTTAAGCTAAATAAAACAAAAGTAAATCTTGGTGAAAGCCTTAAGTTCTCATTTGAAATCGAATCCCAAAAAGCGAGCACACAAAAATTAGTAATAGATTACATTATTCATTACAAAAAAAAGGCGGGCGAACTTTTTCCAAAAGTCTTTAAATTGAAGGAGGTAAATTTAAAATCAAATGAAAAAAATCATATTTCAAAATCACAACTGTTTAAGGATTTTACAACTCGCATACATTATACAGGGCAACATCTCCTCGAAATTCAGGTAAATGGCAAGGTTTTGGCAAGAAAGAAATTTACAATTCTGATTGGCTAA
- a CDS encoding superoxide dismutase: MAFELPKLNYAITALEPHIDAKTMEIHHGKHHQAYVTNLNNAIKDTDAEKLSIEEICKNISKYPAAVRNNGGGHFNHSLFWEVMAPNAGGVPTNEVGKAIDSDLGSFEKFKTEFSQAGATRFGSGWAWLCVKPDGKLAVCSTANQDNPLMDVVNDCKGTPILGMDVWEHAYYLNYQNRRPDYINAFFNVINWTKVNELYLKAKGK, from the coding sequence ATGGCTTTTGAATTACCGAAATTAAATTATGCGATTACCGCTTTAGAACCACATATTGACGCTAAAACGATGGAAATTCATCACGGTAAGCATCATCAGGCGTATGTAACAAATTTGAATAATGCAATCAAAGATACAGACGCTGAAAAATTGAGCATAGAAGAAATATGCAAAAACATTTCAAAGTATCCTGCCGCTGTGCGAAATAATGGTGGTGGACATTTTAACCATTCTTTGTTTTGGGAGGTAATGGCGCCAAATGCTGGTGGTGTTCCCACGAATGAAGTAGGGAAGGCAATTGATTCAGATCTTGGAAGTTTTGAGAAGTTTAAAACTGAGTTTTCACAGGCTGGAGCGACGCGTTTTGGAAGCGGTTGGGCTTGGTTGTGTGTTAAACCCGATGGTAAGTTAGCGGTGTGCAGTACTGCTAATCAAGATAATCCTTTAATGGATGTGGTAAATGATTGCAAAGGAACGCCAATTTTAGGAATGGATGTTTGGGAGCATGCTTATTATTTGAATTACCAAAACAGGCGCCCTGATTATATTAACGCATTTTTTAATGTGATTAATTGGACTAAAGTAAATGAACTTTACTTAAAAGCAAAAGGAAAATAA
- a CDS encoding polyprenol monophosphomannose synthase: MSKNLVIIPTYNEIENIDKMVRTVFSLSREFELLIVDDGSPDLTAEHVKTLQKEFSRKLHLEERKGKLGLGTAYIHGFKWALSHNYDYIFEMDCDFSHNPQDLIRLLEACENGADVAVGSRYCKGGKVSNWPLGRILMSYFASVYVRIVLWIPIKDTTAGFKCYRKKVLETIALDSIKFMGYAFQIEMKYRAYKKHFKIVEVPILFTDRVLGVSKMSTKIFKEAFLGVIQMRFSKN; this comes from the coding sequence ATGAGTAAGAATCTAGTCATAATTCCAACCTATAACGAAATCGAAAATATTGATAAAATGGTAAGAACCGTTTTTTCTTTATCGCGTGAATTTGAGTTATTGATTGTAGACGATGGTTCTCCTGATCTAACTGCAGAACATGTTAAAACGCTTCAAAAAGAATTTTCACGTAAATTACATTTAGAAGAAAGAAAAGGTAAACTTGGGCTTGGCACAGCATATATTCATGGTTTTAAGTGGGCGCTTTCACATAACTATGATTATATTTTCGAAATGGATTGCGATTTTTCTCATAATCCTCAAGATTTAATTCGTTTGCTCGAAGCTTGCGAAAATGGAGCTGATGTGGCAGTTGGATCAAGGTACTGTAAAGGCGGTAAAGTGAGCAATTGGCCACTTGGAAGAATTTTAATGAGTTACTTCGCTTCGGTGTATGTTCGCATCGTTTTATGGATTCCCATTAAAGATACAACAGCTGGATTTAAATGTTATCGTAAAAAAGTACTTGAAACCATAGCACTCGACTCCATTAAATTTATGGGCTATGCCTTTCAAATTGAAATGAAATACCGTGCGTACAAGAAACATTTTAAAATCGTTGAAGTGCCCATTTTATTTACAGATCGCGTTTTAGGCGTCAGTAAAATGAGTACAAAAATTTTTAAAGAAGCTTTTTTAGGGGTAATTCAAATGCGCTTTTCCAAAAACTAG
- a CDS encoding BamA/TamA family outer membrane protein, whose amino-acid sequence MILFSLRIKIKTLIAFVLLYSSKYIASEPGDTISVKKRYTVLPAPIVFYTPETRFGFGATVISTFNFKSDSLSAARSTISLGFAYTQNKQVLSSLPFNIFLKNREWQLYGEITYNKFFYNFYGVGNEQSTNFVERYGVEFPRLRLTGLKKMLPHLYLGLRYAYDNFSLFQLDATAQLIKGTVPGSEGGVISGLGVVAVYDNRDNVYYPSKGMWGELVVYHDDPKTGSSFEYTRIALDFSKYFHYKENILAFNVYSLYSNTDVPFFQMGLLGGQKKMRGFYEGRYRDNNALVFQAEYRRHLFWLLGVTLFGDVGQVAHRYNTFNSIDWRYTYGAGIRLMLDQSQKTNLRIDFAIGDGKMLPYFTIFEAF is encoded by the coding sequence TTGATCCTTTTTTCTTTGCGTATAAAAATTAAAACACTTATTGCTTTCGTTTTGCTGTACTCCAGCAAGTATATTGCCTCAGAGCCTGGAGATACCATTTCTGTAAAAAAGCGGTATACTGTTTTGCCAGCGCCAATTGTTTTTTACACTCCAGAAACACGTTTTGGATTTGGAGCAACCGTTATAAGTACGTTTAATTTTAAGAGCGATAGCTTATCTGCTGCGAGGTCAACTATAAGTTTGGGCTTTGCTTATACTCAAAATAAACAAGTTCTATCATCGTTGCCTTTTAATATTTTTCTCAAAAATAGGGAGTGGCAACTTTATGGTGAGATAACATATAATAAATTTTTTTATAATTTTTATGGTGTAGGAAATGAGCAATCTACAAACTTTGTAGAACGCTATGGCGTTGAGTTTCCAAGGTTAAGACTTACTGGGCTAAAGAAAATGCTTCCACATCTGTATCTTGGTTTAAGATACGCCTACGATAACTTTAGTTTGTTTCAACTAGATGCCACCGCGCAACTTATAAAAGGAACAGTGCCTGGCTCTGAAGGTGGGGTCATATCAGGATTGGGCGTGGTTGCTGTTTATGATAATCGCGACAATGTATACTATCCTTCAAAAGGTATGTGGGGCGAACTTGTAGTATATCACGATGACCCGAAAACAGGAAGTAGTTTTGAATACACTAGAATCGCTTTAGATTTTTCGAAGTATTTTCATTACAAGGAAAATATTCTGGCTTTTAATGTTTATAGTCTTTATTCCAATACAGATGTGCCTTTTTTTCAAATGGGCTTATTGGGTGGACAAAAAAAAATGCGTGGTTTTTATGAAGGGAGGTATAGAGATAATAATGCTTTGGTTTTCCAGGCAGAATATAGAAGGCACTTGTTTTGGCTTTTGGGTGTAACTTTATTTGGTGATGTTGGGCAGGTTGCGCATAGGTATAACACATTCAACAGTATAGATTGGCGGTATACCTATGGCGCAGGAATAAGACTTATGTTAGACCAGTCTCAAAAAACCAATTTAAGAATTGACTTCGCAATTGGTGATGGAAAAATGCTCCCCTACTTTACAATATTCGAAGCTTTTTAG
- a CDS encoding GEVED domain-containing protein produces the protein MKKNYNILKKLTVVLALGTSSLQAQVYCTAQSYSMYDEEITNVMLNGANTNPAYSFANACTTTPPGPGSILHQYGNFTGTSLTNLVAGTVSTFSVFQDECDGASFYYNGCGVWIDWNQNGVFTDPGETIFIDGTTLQGPRTISGPVSVPGAALTGSTVMRVIVAEGYSGSSLNPCLSPSYGEVEDYRIDVYPAVPCTGIPVSNSVAGPTAAICPNSTANLGLASNYTVVGLTYQWQSSTNSAVGPFFSVPGATNSAFSAPNVTVNTWYTAVITCTNSTGTYTTAGLSVSVQPVTINTVPYEEGFEGIAGPNKLPNCSWATSNLPANCQTYVSSNTLGRTAHTGSKFASFYYNPTGTNYFYTNGIQLNAGVTYSAGLWFQTDYSGAATWTDLSILYGTAQNPTGLVPIVSTNGPVISNVYKPLSNLFTVPSSGLYYIAIKAVGSSNCCAYYVSWDDLSITIPCTATSPNTPSVTINTAGTTTICSGDQITLNAAGADTYTWNTGSNAVTLSETPPAGMIPYVLVGTSALTGCTNTATQYVLVNATPTIYIVASTQSVCSGSPVQLQGLGASTYTWSNGSVAQNITVKPTVATTYIALTSDVNGCTGTATQLIGIHELPNVTASTDRADMCPTEVVSLSAATNASGSNVSFQWVSNISQVVLIGNPVSVSPSAPSLYTVTVTDGNGCKKEAAIFQNVLNCTGITERTILSGLTVYPNPTHGEFSIETANTFEKSIEIIDVAGKVVVKSTSSAEVVKLNLKDFSSGIYYVKIQSNNSVDVVKVVKQ, from the coding sequence ATGAAAAAAAATTACAACATTCTAAAAAAACTGACGGTGGTCTTAGCCCTAGGCACGTCGAGTTTACAAGCACAAGTTTATTGCACTGCTCAATCTTATAGTATGTATGATGAGGAGATTACTAATGTTATGCTTAATGGAGCAAATACAAATCCAGCGTATTCGTTTGCTAATGCATGTACAACAACACCTCCAGGTCCCGGTTCTATATTGCACCAGTATGGAAATTTTACAGGCACTTCGTTAACTAATTTAGTTGCAGGAACAGTGTCAACATTCTCAGTTTTTCAAGATGAGTGTGATGGCGCTTCATTTTATTATAATGGTTGTGGTGTATGGATTGATTGGAATCAAAATGGTGTATTCACAGACCCAGGTGAAACAATATTTATAGATGGAACAACACTTCAAGGACCAAGAACAATTTCAGGTCCTGTATCAGTTCCTGGCGCAGCGCTTACAGGAAGTACTGTAATGCGTGTTATTGTTGCTGAAGGATATTCCGGCAGTAGTCTTAACCCTTGTCTTAGCCCTTCTTATGGTGAGGTTGAAGACTATAGGATTGATGTTTATCCTGCTGTTCCTTGCACAGGTATTCCAGTTTCTAACTCTGTGGCAGGTCCTACTGCTGCAATTTGTCCTAATTCAACTGCAAACTTAGGTTTAGCTTCAAATTATACAGTTGTTGGTCTTACTTACCAATGGCAATCTTCAACAAATTCTGCTGTTGGACCATTTTTTTCAGTACCTGGCGCAACAAATTCAGCATTTTCTGCACCTAATGTAACTGTTAATACTTGGTACACTGCTGTTATTACTTGTACTAACAGTACTGGTACTTATACTACTGCAGGACTTTCTGTTTCAGTACAGCCGGTTACTATTAACACAGTTCCTTACGAGGAAGGATTTGAAGGAATTGCAGGGCCTAATAAGCTTCCAAATTGTTCGTGGGCGACAAGTAACTTGCCGGCAAATTGTCAAACTTACGTTTCGTCTAACACCCTTGGAAGAACTGCTCATACTGGTAGCAAGTTTGCTTCTTTTTACTATAATCCAACCGGTACAAATTATTTTTACACGAATGGTATTCAATTAAATGCTGGGGTTACTTATTCGGCAGGATTGTGGTTTCAAACTGATTATTCTGGAGCAGCTACTTGGACAGATTTATCTATTTTATATGGTACTGCACAAAATCCAACAGGCTTAGTACCAATTGTTTCAACAAATGGACCAGTTATTAGTAATGTTTATAAGCCTTTATCAAATTTATTTACAGTGCCTTCAAGTGGTCTTTATTATATAGCAATTAAGGCGGTTGGTAGCTCTAACTGTTGTGCTTATTATGTAAGTTGGGATGATTTATCTATTACTATTCCTTGTACTGCTACTTCGCCAAATACACCTTCAGTAACTATTAATACTGCTGGAACAACTACAATTTGTTCAGGAGATCAAATTACATTGAATGCAGCTGGTGCGGATACATACACTTGGAACACTGGTTCTAATGCTGTAACACTTTCTGAAACACCTCCTGCTGGGATGATACCTTATGTTCTTGTTGGAACAAGTGCATTAACTGGTTGTACTAATACGGCTACTCAATATGTTTTAGTTAACGCTACCCCAACAATTTACATTGTTGCAAGTACTCAGAGTGTTTGTTCTGGATCACCAGTTCAACTGCAGGGCTTAGGAGCTTCAACTTACACATGGAGTAATGGTTCAGTTGCTCAAAATATTACTGTAAAACCTACAGTAGCTACCACTTACATTGCTTTGACTTCTGATGTTAATGGCTGTACAGGTACTGCAACGCAATTAATTGGCATTCACGAATTGCCAAACGTAACTGCTTCTACAGATCGTGCAGATATGTGCCCAACAGAAGTGGTTTCTTTATCAGCGGCAACCAATGCTTCAGGTTCTAATGTATCGTTTCAATGGGTTTCAAATATTTCTCAAGTGGTATTAATTGGTAATCCTGTTAGTGTTTCTCCAAGTGCTCCTTCTCTTTATACAGTAACTGTAACAGATGGTAATGGTTGTAAAAAAGAAGCAGCTATTTTTCAAAATGTTCTTAACTGTACTGGAATAACTGAGAGAACTATTTTAAGTGGTTTAACAGTATACCCTAATCCAACTCATGGTGAGTTTTCAATTGAAACAGCAAATACTTTCGAGAAATCAATAGAAATTATTGATGTAGCTGGTAAGGTTGTTGTTAAATCTACTAGTAGTGCTGAAGTAGTTAAATTAAATCTAAAAGATTTCTCAAGTGGAATTTATTATGTAAAAATTCAATCAAACAATTCAGTTGATGTTGTTAAGGTTGTAAAACAATAA
- a CDS encoding T9SS type A sorting domain-containing protein → MKKLITFLFITIISSSLYSQTWLEMMQEPGRNFYEIQSAFNNYWKDKDITEKGKGYKPFKRWEHFVEQRVYPSGNLSLISNNWKNFEAFLRENTAASKSSAALSSTSTWTAMGPMGAMTGLVGGLPAKAGRDNFVTFDPNNPSTYWCGSPAGGLWKTTNNGSTWSTSTDYLPVIGCSDLAIDPTNPNIMYLATGDSEGDTYSIGVLKSTDGGLTWNPTGLVYTVNQQKQMRRILVNPVNPLIVLALGNFGIQRSVDGGVNWAQIQTGNFYDAEFKPGNPNVIYAAANALYRSLNGGVSFSIINSTNGIPAGANRMNVGVTPADTNYVYLLASKSSNSGLLGVFRSTNGGNSFTTMTNSPDILANPCSPGATTGGQGWYDLALAVSPLDKNEVVVGGVNVWKSVNGGSSFSVIGCWNSTGTNFVHADQHELEYTPTGTLYVSNDGGIFEYTAPSWTDRSSPRNIAQMYKIGLSSLSPNLWITGHQDNGSNIFNGTNYVAAVGGDGMDCFIDRTNNNTMFASLQNGGFRRSFNGGASWSSIVVGLTPGAGWVSPWKQDPLVATTLYAGYSQLFVSTNSGGGWTQLTNTGGSGYVIEFAIAPSNNQIIYVIHGTSLRKTIDGGLSWTNVTSNVPTGSGAPTFITIDPTDPDNVWVTLSGYSAPNKVFQTTNGGVSWTNITYNLPNLPANCSVYQPATNDRIYIGMDVGVYVKDNSSNIWSLYNNSLPNVPVHDMEISPAAPTLLRAATYGRGVYQVDLIQPTTVPSSSINTEGTICQGASKTFIDLSTEDPTSWNWSVSPSSGVTINSANSQNPNITFQTTGVYTVSLTATNGFGSGAPAVQTITVYPNPTLTLNTSVNSLVVCIGEDIVLTASGAANYTWQPGNKTGSTLSITTPTVPNSITYTVNGKDVNGCSDTELLSLVISECTGISNKKTNDLFIVFPNPASNLIMIKNQSGSSTEAEIELEDSNGKVVLRQTLEFKKDKNEMQINISTLANGIYILKFKTEKGGTHSTKIVKE, encoded by the coding sequence ATGAAAAAATTAATTACATTTTTATTTATCACTATTATTAGTAGTTCTTTATATTCTCAAACCTGGCTAGAAATGATGCAAGAGCCTGGAAGAAATTTTTATGAAATTCAGTCTGCTTTTAATAATTATTGGAAGGACAAAGATATTACAGAAAAAGGTAAAGGTTACAAACCATTTAAACGTTGGGAACATTTTGTTGAGCAACGCGTGTACCCTTCAGGTAATTTATCTTTGATTTCTAACAACTGGAAAAATTTTGAAGCCTTTCTAAGAGAAAATACTGCTGCGAGTAAATCAAGCGCAGCTCTTTCAAGCACAAGCACATGGACTGCAATGGGGCCGATGGGCGCCATGACTGGTCTTGTTGGAGGTCTTCCCGCAAAGGCTGGTAGAGATAATTTTGTTACTTTCGATCCTAACAACCCATCCACTTATTGGTGCGGGTCACCCGCCGGTGGTTTGTGGAAAACAACTAACAACGGTTCTACATGGTCAACATCAACCGATTACCTGCCAGTAATTGGCTGCTCTGATCTCGCCATTGATCCTACAAATCCTAACATCATGTATTTAGCTACAGGTGACAGCGAAGGTGATACATACAGCATCGGCGTTTTAAAATCTACCGATGGTGGGCTAACATGGAATCCAACTGGTTTAGTTTATACTGTTAATCAACAAAAACAAATGCGACGAATTCTTGTGAATCCAGTTAATCCACTCATTGTATTGGCTCTAGGAAACTTTGGAATTCAAAGAAGTGTAGACGGTGGTGTAAACTGGGCACAAATACAAACTGGTAATTTTTATGATGCCGAATTCAAACCTGGAAATCCAAATGTAATATATGCTGCGGCAAATGCTTTGTACAGATCTTTGAATGGTGGTGTTTCGTTTTCAATAATAAATTCAACAAATGGCATTCCCGCTGGTGCAAATAGAATGAACGTTGGTGTTACACCCGCCGATACCAACTACGTGTACCTGCTCGCTTCAAAAAGTTCAAATTCAGGTTTATTAGGTGTATTTCGTTCTACAAATGGCGGCAACTCCTTTACAACCATGACAAACTCTCCAGATATTTTAGCAAACCCATGTAGTCCTGGTGCAACAACAGGTGGGCAAGGCTGGTACGATCTTGCTCTGGCCGTTTCACCACTCGATAAAAACGAAGTAGTTGTTGGCGGAGTAAACGTATGGAAAAGCGTAAATGGAGGGTCAAGCTTCTCTGTTATAGGCTGCTGGAATTCTACAGGAACAAATTTTGTTCATGCCGATCAACATGAATTAGAATATACACCAACAGGTACTTTATATGTTTCGAACGACGGCGGTATTTTCGAATACACTGCTCCAAGCTGGACTGATAGAAGTTCTCCGCGTAACATCGCTCAAATGTATAAGATAGGTTTGTCTTCTTTATCTCCGAATCTTTGGATTACTGGCCACCAAGATAACGGCTCTAATATTTTTAATGGTACTAACTATGTTGCAGCCGTTGGTGGCGACGGCATGGATTGTTTCATAGATCGTACAAATAACAATACAATGTTTGCATCATTACAAAACGGAGGATTTAGACGTTCATTTAATGGTGGCGCTAGTTGGTCTAGTATTGTTGTAGGTTTAACTCCTGGGGCTGGCTGGGTTAGTCCTTGGAAACAAGATCCCTTGGTAGCAACAACGCTGTATGCAGGTTACTCTCAGTTATTTGTCAGTACAAATTCTGGCGGCGGTTGGACACAATTAACAAATACTGGTGGTAGTGGTTACGTTATAGAATTTGCCATTGCTCCAAGCAACAATCAAATTATATATGTTATACACGGCACCTCTTTGCGCAAAACTATCGACGGTGGTTTATCGTGGACGAATGTGACTTCTAACGTGCCAACAGGTAGTGGAGCCCCAACCTTTATAACTATCGATCCAACAGACCCTGACAATGTATGGGTTACTTTAAGTGGATATTCTGCACCTAATAAGGTTTTTCAAACAACCAATGGGGGCGTAAGCTGGACGAATATCACTTACAATCTTCCTAACCTTCCTGCAAATTGTTCTGTGTATCAGCCTGCTACTAACGATCGCATTTATATTGGGATGGATGTAGGCGTTTATGTAAAGGACAATTCATCTAACATCTGGAGTTTATATAATAATAGTTTACCAAATGTTCCAGTACATGACATGGAAATTTCTCCTGCGGCACCGACACTTTTAAGAGCCGCCACTTATGGACGTGGAGTTTATCAGGTAGATTTGATACAGCCAACAACTGTTCCTTCAAGTTCTATAAATACAGAAGGTACAATTTGTCAAGGGGCAAGCAAAACATTTATAGATTTATCTACCGAAGATCCAACAAGTTGGAATTGGTCAGTAAGTCCTTCTTCTGGAGTGACGATTAACTCCGCTAATTCTCAGAACCCCAACATTACTTTTCAAACAACTGGCGTTTACACAGTTTCTTTAACTGCCACTAACGGTTTTGGATCTGGCGCACCTGCTGTGCAAACGATAACCGTATATCCTAATCCTACGCTTACCTTAAATACTTCAGTAAATAGCCTAGTTGTGTGTATTGGCGAAGACATTGTATTAACCGCTTCCGGCGCTGCTAACTATACTTGGCAGCCTGGCAATAAAACAGGCTCAACGCTGAGCATAACAACTCCCACCGTTCCAAATTCAATCACATACACCGTAAATGGAAAAGATGTGAATGGTTGTTCAGACACAGAATTGCTTTCTTTGGTTATTTCAGAATGTACTGGAATATCGAATAAGAAAACAAACGACCTATTTATTGTATTTCCTAATCCCGCTAGTAATCTGATTATGATTAAAAATCAATCCGGTTCTTCAACCGAAGCTGAAATTGAATTAGAAGACTCTAACGGGAAAGTTGTTTTAAGGCAGACTTTAGAATTCAAAAAAGATAAAAACGAAATGCAAATTAATATTTCAACACTTGCAAATGGTATTTACATCTTAAAGTTTAAAACGGAAAAAGGCGGAACCCATTCTACAAAAATAGTGAAAGAATAA
- a CDS encoding sulfite exporter TauE/SafE family protein, whose amino-acid sequence MQYFIICLVAFIGSGLTLFSGFGLGTLLVPVFALFFPIELSIALTAIVHFLNNIFKLSLLGKHADKKTLLRFGLPSLIAAFAGAFVLSSISNAQALFQYTVGTETLQVLPLKLTIGLLLIFFALFDIVPKLSSIQFDKKYLVLGGLLSGFFGGLSGNQGALRSAFLIRANLSKEAFIATGVVIACLVDVSRLSVYYGRVFNSANEINYKLVIAATLCAFSGAYFGNKFVKKITIKLLQTIVAIALIIFGFLLSAGIL is encoded by the coding sequence ATGCAATATTTCATAATCTGTCTCGTAGCGTTTATTGGTTCAGGATTAACACTCTTTTCTGGCTTTGGTTTAGGAACACTTTTAGTACCTGTCTTCGCACTTTTCTTTCCAATTGAATTATCAATTGCGCTCACAGCAATTGTTCATTTTTTAAATAATATTTTTAAGTTGTCTTTGCTTGGAAAACACGCCGATAAAAAAACGTTGCTTCGTTTTGGTTTACCTTCTTTAATTGCGGCCTTTGCGGGCGCTTTTGTTTTATCAAGTATCAGCAATGCGCAAGCATTATTCCAATATACTGTTGGAACAGAAACATTGCAGGTATTGCCACTAAAACTAACAATTGGCTTGCTGTTAATCTTTTTTGCCTTATTTGACATTGTACCAAAACTTTCTTCCATTCAATTTGATAAAAAATACTTGGTACTAGGTGGTTTATTGAGTGGCTTTTTTGGAGGACTTTCTGGCAATCAGGGTGCTTTACGTTCAGCTTTTTTAATACGTGCCAATTTATCTAAAGAAGCGTTTATTGCTACTGGAGTAGTAATTGCATGCTTGGTAGATGTTTCGCGACTAAGTGTTTATTACGGTAGAGTTTTTAATTCGGCTAACGAAATTAATTATAAACTGGTAATTGCTGCAACTTTGTGTGCCTTTTCGGGTGCTTATTTTGGGAATAAATTTGTAAAAAAAATCACAATCAAATTGCTTCAAACGATTGTTGCCATAGCACTGATTATTTTCGGATTCCTTCTTTCAGCAGGCATTCTCTGA